AATGACGCCACCACCTGTTAAAGTAGAAGCAGAGCGGCACCATATTCCTGTTCTTCAGCCTGAAAAGATCAAGCATGAATATAAAGATGTATTAGAGTATAATCCAGACCTTATTGTCACAGCTGCATTTGGTCAAATCTTACCAAAAGAATTATTAGAGGTGCCGGAGTATGGCTGTATAAACGTCCATGCATCGATTCTCCCTGAACTAAGAGGAGGAGCGCCGATCCACTACTCTATACTTGAAGGTAAGAAAGAAACTGGTGTCACTATTATGTATATGGTAGAAGCCCTAGATGCAGGGGACATTCTTTCAAAGCGTACAGTAGCGATTGAAGAGGAAGACCACGTTGGTACCCTTCACGATAAGCTTTCAGAAGTGGGGGCAGCACTCTTGCACGACACATTACCTGAATTACTGGATGGTAAGATCACGCCTGTTAAACAGGATGAAAGTCAGGTAACGTTTGCTTCTAATATAAAACGTGAGCAAGAACGTATTAATTGGAATCAAGATGCGGAGACGGTTTACAATCACATACGCGGGTTACACCCATGGCCTGTAGCGTTTACAACTTGGAACGGTAAGCCCATGAAAGTTTGGTGGGGAGTTAAAGTTCAAGACAATTTTGCTGGAAAGCCAGGGGAAGTAGTTCGTTTAGATGAAGATGGATTTGTAGTCGTTTGCGGAAACGGCATGGGAATTAAATTAACAGATATCCAACCTTCTGGGAAAAAACGAATGAGTGCAGGTGACTTTCTAAGAGGGGCAGGTCAATCCCTTCAAAAAGGGGACCTACTAGGTGAAGAAAATGAGTGAAATGGCTCTTAGAAACGCAGCATTAGATATTGTAAGTCGTGTTGGTGAAAATGGGGGATATAGCCATCTTTTAATTCATCAAACAATCGAAAAAAGAGGTCTCTCCGATCGAGATACCTCTTTATTAACGGAAATTGTTTACGGCACGATCCAACGAAAGGATACGTTAGATTACTACATCACACCATTTGTCAAGAATAAGAAGAAGTTAAAACCTTGGGTGCTTTGGCTTCTTTATATGTCCTGTTATCAGATGGTTTACTTAGAGCGTGTGCCGGACCATGCTATTATTCATGAAGCCGTCGAGATTGCGAAGAAACGCGGACATAAGGGCATTGTTTCAATGGTAAATGGAGTGCTCAGAAACCTTCAAAGAAAGGGAGTGCCCTCTCTTGATCAGATTGATGACCCTATTGAACGAGTTGCCATTGAAACAAGTCACCCCAAATGGATGGTCAAACGTTGGAGTGACATGTATGGCCTTGAAGAAACGGCTAAAATGTGCCGACAGAATCTCGAAAGACCGACAATGTCTGTTCGTGTGAATACAACACGTTTCTCAAGAGATCAAGTGATGGAGACGCTAAAAGAAGATGGATTTGACTGCGAAGAATCGATTCTTTCTCCGCAAGGGATTATCATTTTCTCAGGTAACATTCTACACCACTCCATTTTTAAAGAGGGCGGCGTAACCGTTCAAGATGAAAGTTCAATGCTTGTCGCTGAAATGATGAACCTAGAAGAGGGCATGCATGTGCTTGATTCTTGTAGTGCTCCTGGTGGGAAATCGACTCATATAGCTGAGAAGATGAACAATACAGGTCAGGTAGCTTCTTTTGATCTTCACAAGAAGAAAGTAAAGCTCGTAGCAGAAAAGGCGAACCAGCTAGGGTTAACGAATATCTCCACAGCCCAGGCAGATGCGAGACACCTTCCTGAGTTAATCGGGGCTGAATCGTTTGACAGGGTACTATTAGATGCTCCGTGTTCTGGCCTTGGTGTTGTTAGGGGTAAACCAGACATTAAATATTCGAAAACAGAAGACGATATTGATTCATTATCTGCTATTCAAAAAGAGCTTCTTGAATCCGTCAGCGCATTAATGAAAAAACATGGTACACTAGTATATAGCACTTGTACGGTAGATCGGCAGGAGAACGAAGAAGTCATCCAATCTTTTTTAAGCCGTCATCCTGATTTTGAAGTGGACAAAGCTTTCTTTAATGAATTACCTGAAGAATGTAAGGATCTCCCTGGTATCAGTGAATGGGGCCTTCAACTTTTCCCTCAAGACTTTGATACGGATGGG
The nucleotide sequence above comes from Pontibacillus chungwhensis. Encoded proteins:
- the fmt gene encoding methionyl-tRNA formyltransferase, giving the protein MKRIVFMGTPDFAVPVLQQLIADQYNVVAVVTQPDRPKGRKREMTPPPVKVEAERHHIPVLQPEKIKHEYKDVLEYNPDLIVTAAFGQILPKELLEVPEYGCINVHASILPELRGGAPIHYSILEGKKETGVTIMYMVEALDAGDILSKRTVAIEEEDHVGTLHDKLSEVGAALLHDTLPELLDGKITPVKQDESQVTFASNIKREQERINWNQDAETVYNHIRGLHPWPVAFTTWNGKPMKVWWGVKVQDNFAGKPGEVVRLDEDGFVVVCGNGMGIKLTDIQPSGKKRMSAGDFLRGAGQSLQKGDLLGEENE
- the rsmB gene encoding 16S rRNA (cytosine(967)-C(5))-methyltransferase RsmB; the protein is MSEMALRNAALDIVSRVGENGGYSHLLIHQTIEKRGLSDRDTSLLTEIVYGTIQRKDTLDYYITPFVKNKKKLKPWVLWLLYMSCYQMVYLERVPDHAIIHEAVEIAKKRGHKGIVSMVNGVLRNLQRKGVPSLDQIDDPIERVAIETSHPKWMVKRWSDMYGLEETAKMCRQNLERPTMSVRVNTTRFSRDQVMETLKEDGFDCEESILSPQGIIIFSGNILHHSIFKEGGVTVQDESSMLVAEMMNLEEGMHVLDSCSAPGGKSTHIAEKMNNTGQVASFDLHKKKVKLVAEKANQLGLTNISTAQADARHLPELIGAESFDRVLLDAPCSGLGVVRGKPDIKYSKTEDDIDSLSAIQKELLESVSALMKKHGTLVYSTCTVDRQENEEVIQSFLSRHPDFEVDKAFFNELPEECKDLPGISEWGLQLFPQDFDTDGFFLTRLKRKQ